From Quercus lobata isolate SW786 chromosome 1, ValleyOak3.0 Primary Assembly, whole genome shotgun sequence, one genomic window encodes:
- the LOC115977141 gene encoding uncharacterized protein LOC115977141 isoform X1 yields the protein MESKQDKPSIMASGVTNQVIPNVITQSLQALNTPRSNTSSRSSPSVADHSDNEEEEPDQEEQKEEENQSSKEVDSVALHRILNDLMKQFGEEQKKSYLSFEHKDPPTGYRFEPTDYDLIMRYLIRKVLKKHLPWNQIVDVDLYKHNPESLAEANKKYDGKEEWYFFTPRKLEYKKRTCPYREAGDGYWKRSRADIKIESKGTIVGYKKVLVFHRGKAPNGVKTNWIMHEYRLNHPPVTRRDENDMGLDEWVLCRIYNNIKTNTQDKSCSLVKGKGKKEKTCSTSLHHGDRNARNQPMPKVDPTTVIVEDYMNQSHQNVPAFSHMASRFPDQFHPVASDYGTPQIIEPIPGMHYFQNDSSGYANNMVSLPNELQTVVGKYETPPAVVKPIPGMRYFRSDLSGFVNNKVHFLNESQAVVGNYGIPPAMVKPILGMPSFRNESSGSANNMFHFTNESQAVVGKYKTPAMVKPIPGMPSFRNESSGSANNMVHFPNESQAVVGNYGTPPQMIGPNLGMPPFPNESSGYVHSKFSANELGQYQKDFDSTNAELQLNFCSNNYPAPMMQMDDIVPNKRQKLSDDDKPCE from the exons ATGGAATCTAAGCAAGACAAGCCGAGTATTATGGCTTCTGGTGTCACTAACCAAGTGATTCCCAACGTGATAACCCAATCACTACAAGCCCTGAACACACCAAGGAGCAACACAAGTTCACGTTCATCACCGAGTGTGGCTGATCATTCTGATAATGAGGAGGAAGAACCAGACCAAGAAGAGCAAAAGGAAGAGGAGAACCAATCTTCAAAAGAGGTGGATTCAGTGGCTTTACACAGAATCCTCAATGATTTGATGAAGCAGTTTGGTGAGGAACAAAAGAAGAGCTACCTCAGCTTTGAACATAAGGATCCACCAACGGGGTATAGGTTCGAACCCACTGACTATGACCTCATCATGCGTTATTTGATCAGGAAGGTCTTGAAGAAACACCTGCCATGGAATCAGATTGTGGATGTTGATCTGTACAAACACAACCCCGAGTCACTTGCAG AAGCCAACAAGAAATATGATGGAAAAGAGGAATGGTACTTTTTTACTCCAAGGAAACtagagtataaaaaaagaaCATGTCCATATAGAGAGGCAGGTGATGGATATTGGAAACGCTCTAGAGCTGACATAAAAATCGAATCCAAGGGAACTATAGTTGGGTATAAGAAGGTGCTTGTTTTCCATAGAGGAAAAGCTCCAAATGGTGTCAAGACCAATTGGATCATGCATGAATATAGACTTAATCATCCTCCTGTAACTAGAAGGGATGAAAATGATATGGGG TTGGATGAGTGGGTTCTATGCAGGATCTATAACAACATCAAAACTAATACTCAAGATAAGTCTTGTTCTCTGGtcaaaggaaaaggaaaaaaagagaagacttGTTCCACATCTTTGCATCATGGTGACAGAAATGCTAGAAATCAGCCAATGCCAAAAGTTGATCCAACAACTGTAATAGTCGAGGATTATATGAATCAGTCCCACCAAAATGTACCTGCATTTTCTCATATGGCTAGCAGGTTCCCGGATCAGTTTCATCCAGTGGCTAGCGATTATGGAACTCCTCAGATAATTGAACCAATTCCTGGTATGcattattttcaaaatgattCAAGTGGATATGCTAATAATATGGTTAGCCTCCCTAATGAGTTGCAAACAGTGGTTGGCAAGTACGAAACTCCCCCTGCAGTGGTTAAACCAATTCCTGGTATGCGTTATTTTCGAAGTGATTTAAGTGGATTTGTTAATAACAAAGTCCATTTCCTTAATGAGTCACAAGCAGTGGTTGGCAATTATGGAATTCCTCCTGCAATGGTTAAACCAATTCTTGGTATGCCTTCTTTTCGAAATGAATCAAGTGGATCTGCTAATAACATGTTCCACTTCACTAATGAGTCGCAAGCAGTGGTTGGCAAGTACAAAACTCCTGCAATGGTTAAACCAATTCCTGGTATGCCTTCTTTTCGAAATGAATCAAGTGGATCTGCTAATAATATGGTGCACTTCCCTAATGAGTCGCAAGCAGTGGTTGGCAATTATGGAACTCCTCCTCAGATGATTGGACCAAATCTTGGTATGCCTCCTTTTCCAAATGAATCAAGTGGATATGTGCATTCGAAATTTTCTGCAAATGAATTGGGTCAATACCAAAAAGATTTTGACAGTACAAATGCTGAATTGCAATTAAATTTCTGCAGCAACAATTATCCTGCACCAATGATGCAAATGGATGATATTGTCCCAAATAAGCGTCAGAAACTTTCAGATGACGATAAGCCATGTGAATGA
- the LOC115978356 gene encoding LEAF RUST 10 DISEASE-RESISTANCE LOCUS RECEPTOR-LIKE PROTEIN KINASE-like 2.4 isoform X2 — MNSWLLSSSPNSLVYSFFIFFIFINSIHLSLCKDDSYSNCSKNIFSCGNIRNIGFPFWGENYAGCGYPGLKLNCKENVTTMEIMNVTYRVLDVNLSDQILTITREDYWTGFCSPKFTNTTLDPTLFDFGNGNFQNLRLTYGCALSSIAHPRQLTCSTTTGSLFDVHMKPGALGPDENCETSVIIPVRYSQSLDTLDWSKLEQSMKEGFDVKLVDSSACNNCTKSNGVCGFDLKLNQVTCDHSQSKPGVEPEAKPGVEPEAKPGLSFTQTPKFKILIGASAGVIGIIVLAAVIICYLKREQLSSMVVMTKKNTTENQYAKAFIKNQGSLQPKRYSYSEIKKMTNSFKEKLGQGGYGSVYKGKLLDGRLVAVKVIKELKGSGEEFINEVASISRTSHVNIVTLLGYCYGTTKRALVYEFMPKGSLDKFINNQGPSGTNCQLDREALFQIAVGVARGLEYLHRGCSIRILHFDIKPQNILLDEDLCPKISDFGLARLCQRKDSIVSMLGTRGTIGYIAPEVFSRGFGGVSYKANVYSYGMLVLEMLGKRKNLNVGVSHTSEKYFPDWIYQELNLVENVGNNIEMAEEVEEMEWKMILVSLWCIQSAPTDRPSMTKVVEMLEGSLQSIEIPPKPFLSSPKMSPPKMSIQNSSTSSFT; from the exons ATGAATTCCTGGCTTCTCTCATCTTCTCCTAATTCTcttgtttattcatttttcatattcttcatcttcatcaatAGCATTCATCTATCTCTTTGCAAAGATGATTCATACTCAAACTGTAGCAAAAACATTTTCTCTTGTGGAAACATCCGCAACATTGGTTTTCCTTTCTGGGGAGAAAACTATGCTGGTTGTGGCTATCCAGGACTGAAGCTCAACTGCAAGGAAAACGTTACTACCATGGAGATTATGAACGTGACTTACCGTGTGTTAGATGTGAATCTCAGTGACCAGATACTCACAATTACGAGGGAGGACTACTGGACTGGTTTTTGTTCACCAAAGTTCACAAACACTACCTTGGATCCCACACTCTTTGATTTTGGTAATGGTAATTTTCAGAATCTTAGACTAACTTATGGTTGTGCTTTGTCTTCGATAGCTCACCCTAGGCAACTCACTTGCTCCACAACTACTGGGTCATTGTTTGATGTGCACATGAAACCGGGAGCTCTTGGTCCTGATGAGAATTGTGAAACAAGTGTGATTATTCCAGTTCGGTACAGTCAGTCCTTGGACACATTGGATTGGTCAAAATTGGAGCAATCTATGAAAGAAGGATTTGATGTGAAATTGGTGGATTCTTCAGCATGTAACAACTGCACCAAATCCAATGGAGTTTGCGGTTTTGACCTCAAATTGAATCAAGTAACGTGCGATCACTCGCAATCTAAACCAGGTGTTGAACCAGAAGCTAAGCCAGGAGTTGAACCAGAAGCTAAGCCAG GATTATCCTTCACGCAGACACCAAAGTTCAAGATTCTAATAG GTGCTTCGGCTGGTGTTATTGGGATCATAGTCCTCGCTGCTGTGATAATTTGCTACCTTAAAAGAGAACAATTATCAAGCATGGTCGTGATGACGAAAAAGAACACGACAGAGAATCAATATGCCAAAGCATTCATAAAGAATCAAGGTTCACTTCAACCTAAGCGATATAGTTATTCAGAGATTAAGAAAATGACCAATTCATTCAAAGAAAAACTGGGCCAAGGAGGATATGGCAGTGTATACAAAGGAAAGCTATTGGATGGCCGTCTAGTCGCAGTGAAAGTCATAAAAGAGTTAAAAGGTAGTGGAGAAGAATTCATTAACGAGGTTGCTAGCATTAGTAGAACTTCTCATGTTAACATAGTCACTCTTTTGGGTTATTGTTATGGGACAACTAAAAGAGCTTTAGTCTATGAATTTATGCCCAAGGGATCTCTAGATAAGTTCATAAACAACCAAGGGCCTTCAGGAACAAATTGTCAATTGGATAGGGAAGCACTCTTCCAAATTGCAGTTGGCGTTGCTCGAGGATTAGAGTACCTACACCGTGGTTGTAGCATAAGGATTTTGCATTTTGACATAAAACCTCAGAACATTCTTTTGGATGAAGATCTTTGTCCAAAAATATCTGATTTTGGACTTGCAAGACTATGCCAAAGGAAAGATAGTATTGTATCCATGCTTGGTACTAGAGGAACTATAGGGTATATTGCACCAGAGGTTTTTAGTCGAGGCTTTGGAGGAGTCTCTTACAAGGCTAATGTCTATAGCTATGGAATGTTGGTTCTTGAAATGcttggaaaaagaaagaatctcAACGTAGGAGTGTCTCATACTAGTGAGAAATATTTTCCGGATTGGATTTATCAGGAACTAAATCTAGTTGAAAATGTTGGAAATAACATTGAAATGGCAGAGGAGGTAGAGGAAATGGAATGGAAGATGATATTAGTGAGTTTGTGGTGCATTCAAAGTGCTCCCACAGATCGACCATCAATGACTAAAGTGGTGGAGATGTTGGAAGGTAGCCTTCAATCTATCGAAATTCCACCAAAGCCCTTCTTGTCTTCTCCTAAAATGTCTCCTCCTAAAATGTCCATACAAAATTCTTCAACATCATCGTTTacatga
- the LOC115978343 gene encoding protein MET1, chloroplastic, which translates to MSLAPSSHLSLYSSPPLSRTIQTKQTQLLFCQTNHFSFKKHSFLSASNCFSHTLWLKPSVLIVKASETESQISEQESGSEGGDGDQEQYEEYEVELVQPYGLKFVKGPDGGTYIDAIGQGGSADKTGKFTVGDKVLATSAMFGTDIWPAAEYGRTMYTIRQRIGPLLMRMQKRYGKLEQRGELSEREIIRAERNSGVISNKVREIQLQNALRKREQKESREKDLREGLQLYKNAKYEEALERFESVLGSKPDPDEASVASYNVACCYSKLNQIQAGLSALEDALQVGFEDFKRIRTDPDLANIRASEGFEPLMKRFDESFINENAINAIKSLFGIFNKK; encoded by the exons ATGTCTTTAGCTCCAAGTAGTCACCTTTCTCtctactcttcaccaccattgTCAAGAACTATCCAAACCAAGCAAACCCAACTTCTGTTTTGTCAAACCAACCATTTTTCATTCAAGAAACACTCATTTCTGAGCGCCTCAAACTGTTTCTCACATACCCTTTGGCTGAAACCATCGGTTTTGATAGTAAAAGCATCTGAAACTGAGTCCCAGATATCAGAACAGGAGAGTGGAAGTGAAGGAGGGGATGGAGATCAAGAACAGTATGAAGAGTATGAGGTGGAATTGGTGCAGCCATATGGGCTGAAATTTGTCAAGGGCCCAGATGGTGGGACTTACATAGATGCGATTGGGCAGGGTGGATCGGCTGACAAGACTGGGAAGTTCACTGTGGGGGATAAAGTACTTGCCACCAG TGCAATGTTTGGGACAGACATATGGCCTGCAGCTGAATATGGAAGGACAATGTACACCATTCGCCAAAGAATCGGGCCATTGCTCATGAGAATGCAGAAGAGATATG GGAAGCTAGAGCAGAGAGGTGAATTAAGTGAAAGGGAAATTATCAGAGCTGAGAGGAATTCTGGAGTAATAAGTAACAAAGTGAGGGAAATTCAG TTGCAAAATGCCCTGAggaaaagagaacaaaaagagAGCAGGGAAAAGGATCTTCGTGAAGGACTACAACTTTACAA GAATGCCAAATATGAGGAAGCATTAGAAAGGTTTGAGTCTGTGTTGGGATCAAAACCAGATCCAGATGAAGCTTCAGTTGCAAGTTACAATGTTGCGTGTTGTTATTCTAAGCTTAATCAG ATACAAGCTGGCCTCTCTGCGCTTGAAGATGCCTTGCAAGTAGGATTTGAAGACTTCAAG AGAATCCGAACAGATCCTGACCTTGCCAATATCAGAGCGTCGGAGGGTTTTGAGCCTTTAATGAAAAGATTTGATGAGTCATTTATCAACGAAAATGCCATCAATGCCATTAAATCTTTATTTGGCATATTCAACAAGAAATAG
- the LOC115978356 gene encoding LEAF RUST 10 DISEASE-RESISTANCE LOCUS RECEPTOR-LIKE PROTEIN KINASE-like 2.4 isoform X1 — MNSWLLSSSPNSLVYSFFIFFIFINSIHLSLCKDDSYSNCSKNIFSCGNIRNIGFPFWGENYAGCGYPGLKLNCKENVTTMEIMNVTYRVLDVNLSDQILTITREDYWTGFCSPKFTNTTLDPTLFDFGNGNFQNLRLTYGCALSSIAHPRQLTCSTTTGSLFDVHMKPGALGPDENCETSVIIPVRYSQSLDTLDWSKLEQSMKEGFDVKLVDSSACNNCTKSNGVCGFDLKLNQVTCDHSQSKPGVEPEAKPGVEPEAKPGFTGLSFTQTPKFKILIGASAGVIGIIVLAAVIICYLKREQLSSMVVMTKKNTTENQYAKAFIKNQGSLQPKRYSYSEIKKMTNSFKEKLGQGGYGSVYKGKLLDGRLVAVKVIKELKGSGEEFINEVASISRTSHVNIVTLLGYCYGTTKRALVYEFMPKGSLDKFINNQGPSGTNCQLDREALFQIAVGVARGLEYLHRGCSIRILHFDIKPQNILLDEDLCPKISDFGLARLCQRKDSIVSMLGTRGTIGYIAPEVFSRGFGGVSYKANVYSYGMLVLEMLGKRKNLNVGVSHTSEKYFPDWIYQELNLVENVGNNIEMAEEVEEMEWKMILVSLWCIQSAPTDRPSMTKVVEMLEGSLQSIEIPPKPFLSSPKMSPPKMSIQNSSTSSFT; from the exons ATGAATTCCTGGCTTCTCTCATCTTCTCCTAATTCTcttgtttattcatttttcatattcttcatcttcatcaatAGCATTCATCTATCTCTTTGCAAAGATGATTCATACTCAAACTGTAGCAAAAACATTTTCTCTTGTGGAAACATCCGCAACATTGGTTTTCCTTTCTGGGGAGAAAACTATGCTGGTTGTGGCTATCCAGGACTGAAGCTCAACTGCAAGGAAAACGTTACTACCATGGAGATTATGAACGTGACTTACCGTGTGTTAGATGTGAATCTCAGTGACCAGATACTCACAATTACGAGGGAGGACTACTGGACTGGTTTTTGTTCACCAAAGTTCACAAACACTACCTTGGATCCCACACTCTTTGATTTTGGTAATGGTAATTTTCAGAATCTTAGACTAACTTATGGTTGTGCTTTGTCTTCGATAGCTCACCCTAGGCAACTCACTTGCTCCACAACTACTGGGTCATTGTTTGATGTGCACATGAAACCGGGAGCTCTTGGTCCTGATGAGAATTGTGAAACAAGTGTGATTATTCCAGTTCGGTACAGTCAGTCCTTGGACACATTGGATTGGTCAAAATTGGAGCAATCTATGAAAGAAGGATTTGATGTGAAATTGGTGGATTCTTCAGCATGTAACAACTGCACCAAATCCAATGGAGTTTGCGGTTTTGACCTCAAATTGAATCAAGTAACGTGCGATCACTCGCAATCTAAACCAGGTGTTGAACCAGAAGCTAAGCCAGGAGTTGAACCAGAAGCTAAGCCAG GTTTTACAGGATTATCCTTCACGCAGACACCAAAGTTCAAGATTCTAATAG GTGCTTCGGCTGGTGTTATTGGGATCATAGTCCTCGCTGCTGTGATAATTTGCTACCTTAAAAGAGAACAATTATCAAGCATGGTCGTGATGACGAAAAAGAACACGACAGAGAATCAATATGCCAAAGCATTCATAAAGAATCAAGGTTCACTTCAACCTAAGCGATATAGTTATTCAGAGATTAAGAAAATGACCAATTCATTCAAAGAAAAACTGGGCCAAGGAGGATATGGCAGTGTATACAAAGGAAAGCTATTGGATGGCCGTCTAGTCGCAGTGAAAGTCATAAAAGAGTTAAAAGGTAGTGGAGAAGAATTCATTAACGAGGTTGCTAGCATTAGTAGAACTTCTCATGTTAACATAGTCACTCTTTTGGGTTATTGTTATGGGACAACTAAAAGAGCTTTAGTCTATGAATTTATGCCCAAGGGATCTCTAGATAAGTTCATAAACAACCAAGGGCCTTCAGGAACAAATTGTCAATTGGATAGGGAAGCACTCTTCCAAATTGCAGTTGGCGTTGCTCGAGGATTAGAGTACCTACACCGTGGTTGTAGCATAAGGATTTTGCATTTTGACATAAAACCTCAGAACATTCTTTTGGATGAAGATCTTTGTCCAAAAATATCTGATTTTGGACTTGCAAGACTATGCCAAAGGAAAGATAGTATTGTATCCATGCTTGGTACTAGAGGAACTATAGGGTATATTGCACCAGAGGTTTTTAGTCGAGGCTTTGGAGGAGTCTCTTACAAGGCTAATGTCTATAGCTATGGAATGTTGGTTCTTGAAATGcttggaaaaagaaagaatctcAACGTAGGAGTGTCTCATACTAGTGAGAAATATTTTCCGGATTGGATTTATCAGGAACTAAATCTAGTTGAAAATGTTGGAAATAACATTGAAATGGCAGAGGAGGTAGAGGAAATGGAATGGAAGATGATATTAGTGAGTTTGTGGTGCATTCAAAGTGCTCCCACAGATCGACCATCAATGACTAAAGTGGTGGAGATGTTGGAAGGTAGCCTTCAATCTATCGAAATTCCACCAAAGCCCTTCTTGTCTTCTCCTAAAATGTCTCCTCCTAAAATGTCCATACAAAATTCTTCAACATCATCGTTTacatga
- the LOC115977141 gene encoding NAC domain-containing protein JA2-like isoform X2: MESKQDKPSIMASGVTNQVIPNVITQSLQALNTPRSNTSSRSSPSVADHSDNEEEEPDQEEQKEEENQSSKEVDSVALHRILNDLMKQFGEEQKKSYLSFEHKDPPTGYRFEPTDYDLIMRYLIRKVLKKHLPWNQIVDVDLYKHNPESLAEANKKYDGKEEWYFFTPRKLEYKKRTCPYREAGDGYWKRSRADIKIESKGTIVGYKKVLVFHRGKAPNGVKTNWIMHEYRLNHPPVTRRDENDMGLDEWVLCRIYNNIKTNTQDKSCSLVKGKGKKEKTCSTSLHHGDRNARNQPMPKVDPTTVIVEDYMNQSHQNVPAFSHMASRFPDQFHPVASDYGTPQIIEPIPGMHYFQNDSSGYANNMVSLPNELQTVVGKYETPPAVVKPIPGMRYFRSDLSGFVNNKVHFLNESQAVVGNYGIPPAMVKPILGMPSFRNESSGSANNMFHFTNESQAVVGKYKTPAMVKPIPGMPSFRNESSGSANNMVHFPNESQAVVGNYGTPPQMIGPNLATIILHQ, from the exons ATGGAATCTAAGCAAGACAAGCCGAGTATTATGGCTTCTGGTGTCACTAACCAAGTGATTCCCAACGTGATAACCCAATCACTACAAGCCCTGAACACACCAAGGAGCAACACAAGTTCACGTTCATCACCGAGTGTGGCTGATCATTCTGATAATGAGGAGGAAGAACCAGACCAAGAAGAGCAAAAGGAAGAGGAGAACCAATCTTCAAAAGAGGTGGATTCAGTGGCTTTACACAGAATCCTCAATGATTTGATGAAGCAGTTTGGTGAGGAACAAAAGAAGAGCTACCTCAGCTTTGAACATAAGGATCCACCAACGGGGTATAGGTTCGAACCCACTGACTATGACCTCATCATGCGTTATTTGATCAGGAAGGTCTTGAAGAAACACCTGCCATGGAATCAGATTGTGGATGTTGATCTGTACAAACACAACCCCGAGTCACTTGCAG AAGCCAACAAGAAATATGATGGAAAAGAGGAATGGTACTTTTTTACTCCAAGGAAACtagagtataaaaaaagaaCATGTCCATATAGAGAGGCAGGTGATGGATATTGGAAACGCTCTAGAGCTGACATAAAAATCGAATCCAAGGGAACTATAGTTGGGTATAAGAAGGTGCTTGTTTTCCATAGAGGAAAAGCTCCAAATGGTGTCAAGACCAATTGGATCATGCATGAATATAGACTTAATCATCCTCCTGTAACTAGAAGGGATGAAAATGATATGGGG TTGGATGAGTGGGTTCTATGCAGGATCTATAACAACATCAAAACTAATACTCAAGATAAGTCTTGTTCTCTGGtcaaaggaaaaggaaaaaaagagaagacttGTTCCACATCTTTGCATCATGGTGACAGAAATGCTAGAAATCAGCCAATGCCAAAAGTTGATCCAACAACTGTAATAGTCGAGGATTATATGAATCAGTCCCACCAAAATGTACCTGCATTTTCTCATATGGCTAGCAGGTTCCCGGATCAGTTTCATCCAGTGGCTAGCGATTATGGAACTCCTCAGATAATTGAACCAATTCCTGGTATGcattattttcaaaatgattCAAGTGGATATGCTAATAATATGGTTAGCCTCCCTAATGAGTTGCAAACAGTGGTTGGCAAGTACGAAACTCCCCCTGCAGTGGTTAAACCAATTCCTGGTATGCGTTATTTTCGAAGTGATTTAAGTGGATTTGTTAATAACAAAGTCCATTTCCTTAATGAGTCACAAGCAGTGGTTGGCAATTATGGAATTCCTCCTGCAATGGTTAAACCAATTCTTGGTATGCCTTCTTTTCGAAATGAATCAAGTGGATCTGCTAATAACATGTTCCACTTCACTAATGAGTCGCAAGCAGTGGTTGGCAAGTACAAAACTCCTGCAATGGTTAAACCAATTCCTGGTATGCCTTCTTTTCGAAATGAATCAAGTGGATCTGCTAATAATATGGTGCACTTCCCTAATGAGTCGCAAGCAGTGGTTGGCAATTATGGAACTCCTCCTCAGATGATTGGACCAAATCTTG CAACAATTATCCTGCACCAATGA